A single Syngnathoides biaculeatus isolate LvHL_M chromosome 18, ASM1980259v1, whole genome shotgun sequence DNA region contains:
- the bhlha9 gene encoding class A basic helix-loop-helix protein 9, whose protein sequence is MSCSSIGESEFSEDELELGALDQSKDNGSPKMSFQDSESSTSSPSDPEEGQTKKRNRPVRSKARRVAANVRERKRIMDYNQAFNALRVALNHDLSGKRLSKIATLQRAINRISALSVFLSTNRPSKPCTHQECIRPSAGPAMMGASQLEPIRGTVPHLEHQSYAPWHVSVSHQMQAQDWPHMHRLPTEPHVYRDNGMSSCPPSPHYPCCPTEGQLHASHGHRATPQDCPSSPLRYSQVGDGLGYHPGMWGSCTQGYIDTFGEPSSAYGRPWLLQDHEHVSSGSDIQEQETGSPYWCEHHRTAE, encoded by the coding sequence ATGAGCTGCAGCAGCATTGGAGAGTCTGAGTTTTCAGAGGACGAGTTGGAGCTTGGTGCACTCGATCAAAGTAAGGACAATGGAAGTCCAAAGATGTCATTTCAAGACAGCGAGAGCTCAACAAGCAGTCCGAGTGACCCAGAGGAGGGTCAGACCAAAAAGCGCAACAGACCAGTCCGGTCAAAAGCTCGACGGGTGGCAGCCAACGTTCGTGAGCGAAAACGCATCATGGACTACAACCAGGCCTTCAATGCTCTACGGGTCGCTTTAAATCATGACCTTAGTGGCAAGCGACTCTCAAAGATTGCCACACTGCAAAGGGCTATcaatcgcatctctgctctctCTGTGTTCCTGAGCACGAACCGTCCCAGCAAGCCTTGCACCCATCAGGAGTGCATTAGGCCATCTGCAGGACCAGCAATGATGGGGGCATCTCAACTTGAGCCGATCAGGGGTACGGTCCCCCATCTGGAACATCAGAGTTACGCTCCCTGGCACGTCTCCGTCTCCCATCAGATGCAGGCACAAGACTGGCCTCACATGCACAGGCTGCCTACGGAACCGCATGTCTACAGGGATAACGGTATGTCATCATGCCCCCCTTCACCACACTACCCTTGTTGTCCCACGGAGGGACAGCTTCATGCCTCACAcggccaccgtgccacccctcaGGACTGTCCGTCTAGCCCACTGAGATACTCTCAGGTGGGTGATGGGTTGGGGTACCATCCCGGAATGTGGGGCTCCTGCACTCAAGGATACATAGACACATTTGGAGAGCCGTCTTCAGCTTATGGACGTCCCTGGCTTCTGCAGGACCACGAGCACGTCTCTAGTGGGTCAGACATACAGGAACAGGAAACTGGGAGCCCGTACTGGTGTGAACACCACAGGACAGCTGAATGA
- the sptbn4a gene encoding spectrin beta chain, non-erythrocytic 4 isoform X2 — MLMARDTARDEAQKLHRKWLKHQAFMAELARNKEWLAKIEQEGQGLIQEKPELRTVVQQKLEEIRECWSDLETTTKAKARQLFENNKPEPAVKSYSDLDNQLSHLERQPPQLEQAHHLPTFNEQLQKFQAMESRFGDIYKDVEELGSLQGGGLSQRGLMAGDKEGGEQSGLAETRIVRLIEPLKERRRILLASKEMHQVAQDLEDEMLWIQERLPQASCKEYGSNLQSVQQNVKKKLTLQRELAGRRARVEEVLDRAGIIASLRTPEVEFVRDGAGHVRQLWEVLQLELERRSVMLDAALQAQQYYSEATKVESWLSGQKLQQANDEKGTDEASTLQLLKTHLALEQTVETYAETVGMLSQQCQQLLELGHPESEQITKQQSHIDRLYVSLKDMVEHRKIKLEQQYWLYQLNKDVEELEKWITERETVASSTDLGQDLEHVTMLQERFTKFASETNNVGQQRMEQVNRMVNEMIDCGHSDAAIIAEWKDGLNESWADLLELMETRRQMLAASNQLHKFFTDCKEVLAQIAGKTKQLPEVRACQANITNPATLQRLMHSFEHALQLLVTQVRQLQENAAQLRTIYAGEKAEAILAKEHEVMDAWKQLLSSCEASRVQVTSVTDKVQFFSVVRENLMWMEGIMGQIGWDEPRDLTALEVMMKQHQELKAKIDGRSKTIQQCADLGKILIAAGNPASEEIKEKLDSLLAKQKDLVEKWDKHQERLQRKHERFQFAQETIRAEAWLKAKEPPIISKQPEGGQTQAQTDEVEQLILRHEAFRKAAVTWKERFSSLRQLSAAEKKKEEDKKMPLSSRRMFPLSCLTPSGPSFSSNPTFMRQMVHAQIEPTHSETSVEQAAAPAAHRLSSSLASYNPVINGSGYHGLEQHCSGKSVSPSYLGMNHQAIGGGSDSAFSALNSHSGGQDTSTYLGINNQTTDSAESSGYFGLSMGCVGGSGYVMQSHPGSGRLGSSGNLAQEQSSNVMGNSVFLQQQNTGSSAYLTQHNMGSSGYSTQPQNMGNSGYLGHQPNLGSSGYLAPQPNLGSSGYLAQNYHGSGGMGSSGYLAQNHYSSGSLGSSGYLAPSGGIMDPKMAYAWQHLKADFMQPAINHIHKAVNPLLEASRVQREQYGDIPMADMTGPESGLDLLHGRLQRDPRGSRSDPQMDHLRREREYKLGRQTSSEQEIQARLNELPMIVRQERYRRRLERQSSSEQEGSGKQRLQRQDSSDLEGSVKDGSDKRSGEKRSTMAEIVEQVQEREAAHARGEPYRPPSSLSAPVTRFDGRPRARDRPKPRRRPRPKEPEETRRSRSAPATGAPTTPQPPSHTAQNEGFLYRKRATSSDLEAQQRSPTSKSWVNVYCVLKEGKLTFYKDARNHNTTYNGEPAVDLSNCSFDPSMGYKKKKNVFILQVNDGNNLLVFHAKDEMSHWDSRH; from the exons ATGCTTATGGCCCGAGACACGGCGCGAGATGAGGCTCAAAAGCTACACAGGAAGTGGCTGAAGCACCAGGCCTTCATGGCAGAACTGGCACGGAACAAGGAATGGCTGGCCAAGATAGAACAG GAAGGCCAGGGGCTAATCCAGGAGAAGCCAGAGCTCCGCACAGTTGTGCAGCAGAAGCTCGAAGAGATCAGAGAGTGCTGGTCTGATTTGGAGACTACAACCAAGGCCAAAGCTCGCCAGCTCTTTGAGAACAACAAGCCGGAGCCGGCGGTAAAGAGCTACTCGGACCTTGACAACCAGCTCTCCCACTTGGAGCGGCAGCCCCCCCAACTGGAGCAGGCACATCATCTGCCCACATTCAATGAGCAGCTACAGAAATTCCAG GCTATGGAGTCTCGGTTTGGGGACATTTACAAGGATGTGGAGGAACTGGGTAGCTTGCAAGGAGGTGGCCTTTCCCAGCGAGGTCTGATGGCAGGTGACAAGGAGGGTGGTGAGCAGTCAGGCTTGGCCGAGACCCGCATCGTTCGCCTCATTGAGCCCCTGAAGGAAAGACGTCGCATCCTGCTGGCTTCCAAAGAGATGCACCAAGTCGCTCAAGATTTGGAAGATGAGATG TTGTGGATTCAAGAAAGGCTTCCCCAGGCATCATGTAAGGAATATGGGAGTAATCTCCAGAGTGTGCagcagaatgtaaaaaaaaaattg ACTCTCCAGAGGGAGCTTGCAGGGCGGCGGGCTCGTGTTGAAGAGGTTCTTGACAGGGCGGGGATTATTGCATCGCTGCGTACCCCTGAAGTAGAGTTTGTGCGCGATGGGGCAGGCCATGTGCGGCAGCTGTGGGAGGTGTTGCAGTTGGAGCTAGAAAGGAGATCTGTGATGCTGGATGCAGCACTGCAGGCTCAACAGTATTATAGTGAGGCAACCAAAGTAGAGTCCTGGTTGTCAGGTCAGAAGCTCCAGCAGGCCAATGACGAAAAAGGCACG GATGAGGCAAGCACCCTACAACTGCTGAAGACTCACCTAGCTTTGGAGCAAACTGTGGAAACATATGCTGAGACTGTGGGCATGCTGTCCCAACAATGCCAGCAGCTGCTAGAGCTCGGACACCCAGAGAG TGAGCAAATCACCAAGCAGCAGTCCCACATAGACAGACTGTATGTGTCCCTGAAAGACATGGTGGAGCACAGAAAGATCAAGCTAGAGCAGCAGTACTGGCTTTATCAGCTCAATAAAGACGTAGAGGAGTTAGAGAAATGGATCACTGAACGAGAGACTGTGGCAAGTTCTACTGATCTTGGCCAAGACCTGGAGCATGTTACG atgcttCAAGAAAGGTTCACCAAATTTGCCTCAGAAACAAACAACGTTGGCCAGCAGCGGATGGAGCAGGTCAACAGAATGGTGAATGAAATGATCGATTGCGGTCATTCGGATGCAGCCATCATTGCTGAGTGGAAGGATGGACTGAACGAGTCCTGGGCGGATCTCTTGGAGCTGATGGAGACCCGCAGACAGATGCTGGCAGCATCCAACCAGCTCCATAAGTTCTTCACCGACTGCAAAGAG GTTTTGGCTCAAATTGCCGGAAAGACGAAGCAGCTGCCAGAGGTGAGGGCATGCCAAGCTAACATCACCAATCCAGCCACCCTGCAGAGACTTATGCACTCTTTTGAGCATGCCCTTCAACTGTTAGTTACACAG GTACGACAGCTGCAGGAGAATGCTGCACAGCTGCGGACTATTTATGCTGGTGAGAAGGCTGAGGCCATTCTGGCAAAAGAGCATGAAGTAATGGACGCTTGGAAGCAGCTGTTGAGCTCTTGTGAGGCCAGCCGTGTTCAGGTCACTTCAGTGACTGACAAAGTGCAATTCTTCTCAGTGGTGCGCGAAAATCTTATGTGGATGGAAGGCATTATGGGCCAGATTGGATGGGACGAACCCAG GGATTTGACAGCATTGGAGGTCATGATGAAACAGCACCAGGAGCTAAAAGCCAAAATAGATGGCCGCAGCAAAACCATCCAGCAGTGTGCAGATCTCGGCAAGATCCTGATAGCTGCTGGCAACCCTGCATCAGAGGAG ATTAAAGAGAAACTGGATAGCCTTCTGGCCAAGCAGAAGGATCTTGTCGAGAAATGGGACAAACACCAAGAAAGGTTACAGCGCA AACACGAGAGGTTCCAGTTTGCCCAGGAGACAATAAGGGCAGAAGCCTGGCTGAAGGCCAAGGAACCTCCGATCATCTCCAAGCAGCCAGAGGGCGGACAGACCCAGGCCCAAACTGATGAGGTTGAGCAGCTCATCCTTCGCCATGAAGCCTTCCGCAAGGCTGCTGTAACCTGGAAAGAACGCTTCAGCTCTCTCCGCCAGCTTTCCGCA gctgagaagaaaaaagaggaagacaaaaagaTGCCACTCTCCAGTCGAAGGATGTTCCCATTATCTTGTCTGACTCCGAGTGGTCCCTCGTTCAGTTCAAACCCAACTTTTATGAGGCAGATGGTACATGCCCAAATAGAACCCACACACTCAGAGACCAGCGTGGAACAAGCTGCCGCCCCTGCAGCCCACAGATTGTCTTCATCGCTCGCCAGCTACAATCCAGTCATAAATGGATCAGGGTATCACGGGCTGGAGCAGCACTGTAGTGGAAAGTCGGTGAGCCCCTCATATCTCGGAATGAACCACCAGGCCATTGGAGGTGGAAGTGACTCTGCTTTTTCCGCCCTGAATTCCCACTCTGGAGGACAGGACACCTCGACATATCTGGGGATAAACAATCAAACAACTGATAGCGCTGAGAGCTCTGGTTATTTTGGACTGTCAATGGGTTGCGTGGGCGGTTCTGGCTATGTGATGCAAAGCCACCCGGGCAGTGGCAGGTTGGGAAGTTCGGGTAACCTGGCTCAGGAGCAGAGCAGTAATGTAATgggaaactctgtgtttctccaGCAGCAGAATACGGGAAGTTCGGCATATTTGACACAACATAATATGGGAAGTTCCGGTTACTCGACACAACCTCAAAACATGGGTAATTCAGGATATTTGGGACATCAGCCCAATTTAGGGAGTTCAGGATATTTGGCTCCACAGCCAAATTTGGGGAGTTCTGGATACCTAGCTCAAAATTATCATGGCAGTGGAGGAATGGGTAGTTCAGGCTATCTCGCACAAAATCATTACAGCAGCGGAAGTCTTGGCAGTTCGGGTTACCTGGCGCCAAGTGGTGGCATCATGGACCCCAAAATGGCTTATGCTTGGCAACACTTGAAAGCTGACTTCATGCAGCCTGCAATCAATCACATTCACAAGGCTGTAAACCCCCTCCTCGAGGCCAGTAGAGTACAGCGGGAACAGTATGGTGATATCCCGATGGCGGATATGACGGGGCCGGAGTCAGGACTGGACCTCCTCCACGGCCGCCTCCAGAGGGATCCCCGGGGCAGCCGCTCAGACCCTCAGATGGACCACCTGAGACGAGAGCGGGAGTACAAACTGGGCAGACAAACCTCCAGCGAACAAGAGATCCAAGCCCGGCTGAACGAGCTTCCAATGATTGTGCGTCAGGAGCGCTATCGGAGACGCCTGGAAAGGCAGTCTTCCAGTGAACAGGAGGGGAGCGGCAAGCAGAGACTGCAACGACAGGACTCCAGTGACCTGGAGGGCTCTGTTAAAGATGGCTCTGACAAACGCTCAGG GGAAAAGAGATCTACTATGGCGGAGATTGTAGAACAAGTCCAGGAGAGAGAAGCAGCCCAT GCCAGAGGAGAGCCGTATCGGCCTCCAAGCAGCCTCTCAGCTCCAGTGACACGTTTTGATGGTCGTCCTCGTGCTCGAGATCGACCCAAACCGAGGAGGAGACCCCGCCCAAAAGAGCCTGAGGAAACTCGCCGCTCTCGATCAGCTCCAGCCACTGGTGCTCCGACAACGCCCCAGCCACCGTCGCACACAGCACAGAATGAAGGATTCCTATATCGCAAAAGGGCCACCAGCTCTGACCTTGAAGCTCAACAGAGGAGCCCCACCAG
- the sptbn4a gene encoding spectrin beta chain, non-erythrocytic 4 isoform X4: MLMARDTARDEAQKLHRKWLKHQAFMAELARNKEWLAKIEQEGQGLIQEKPELRTVVQQKLEEIRECWSDLETTTKAKARQLFENNKPEPAVKSYSDLDNQLSHLERQPPQLEQAHHLPTFNEQLQKFQAMESRFGDIYKDVEELGSLQGGGLSQRGLMAGDKEGGEQSGLAETRIVRLIEPLKERRRILLASKEMHQVAQDLEDEMLWIQERLPQASCKEYGSNLQSVQQNVKKKLTLQRELAGRRARVEEVLDRAGIIASLRTPEVEFVRDGAGHVRQLWEVLQLELERRSVMLDAALQAQQYYSEATKVESWLSGQKLQQANDEKGTDEASTLQLLKTHLALEQTVETYAETVGMLSQQCQQLLELGHPESEQITKQQSHIDRLYVSLKDMVEHRKIKLEQQYWLYQLNKDVEELEKWITERETVASSTDLGQDLEHVTMLQERFTKFASETNNVGQQRMEQVNRMVNEMIDCGHSDAAIIAEWKDGLNESWADLLELMETRRQMLAASNQLHKFFTDCKEVLAQIAGKTKQLPEVRACQANITNPATLQRLMHSFEHALQLLVTQVRQLQENAAQLRTIYAGEKAEAILAKEHEVMDAWKQLLSSCEASRVQVTSVTDKVQFFSVVRENLMWMEGIMGQIGWDEPRDLTALEVMMKQHQELKAKIDGRSKTIQQCADLGKILIAAGNPASEEIKEKLDSLLAKQKDLVEKWDKHQERLQRKHERFQFAQETIRAEAWLKAKEPPIISKQPEGGQTQAQTDEVEQLILRHEAFRKAAVTWKERFSSLRQLSAGKEIYYGGDCRTSPGERSSPCQRRAVSASKQPLSSSDTF, from the exons ATGCTTATGGCCCGAGACACGGCGCGAGATGAGGCTCAAAAGCTACACAGGAAGTGGCTGAAGCACCAGGCCTTCATGGCAGAACTGGCACGGAACAAGGAATGGCTGGCCAAGATAGAACAG GAAGGCCAGGGGCTAATCCAGGAGAAGCCAGAGCTCCGCACAGTTGTGCAGCAGAAGCTCGAAGAGATCAGAGAGTGCTGGTCTGATTTGGAGACTACAACCAAGGCCAAAGCTCGCCAGCTCTTTGAGAACAACAAGCCGGAGCCGGCGGTAAAGAGCTACTCGGACCTTGACAACCAGCTCTCCCACTTGGAGCGGCAGCCCCCCCAACTGGAGCAGGCACATCATCTGCCCACATTCAATGAGCAGCTACAGAAATTCCAG GCTATGGAGTCTCGGTTTGGGGACATTTACAAGGATGTGGAGGAACTGGGTAGCTTGCAAGGAGGTGGCCTTTCCCAGCGAGGTCTGATGGCAGGTGACAAGGAGGGTGGTGAGCAGTCAGGCTTGGCCGAGACCCGCATCGTTCGCCTCATTGAGCCCCTGAAGGAAAGACGTCGCATCCTGCTGGCTTCCAAAGAGATGCACCAAGTCGCTCAAGATTTGGAAGATGAGATG TTGTGGATTCAAGAAAGGCTTCCCCAGGCATCATGTAAGGAATATGGGAGTAATCTCCAGAGTGTGCagcagaatgtaaaaaaaaaattg ACTCTCCAGAGGGAGCTTGCAGGGCGGCGGGCTCGTGTTGAAGAGGTTCTTGACAGGGCGGGGATTATTGCATCGCTGCGTACCCCTGAAGTAGAGTTTGTGCGCGATGGGGCAGGCCATGTGCGGCAGCTGTGGGAGGTGTTGCAGTTGGAGCTAGAAAGGAGATCTGTGATGCTGGATGCAGCACTGCAGGCTCAACAGTATTATAGTGAGGCAACCAAAGTAGAGTCCTGGTTGTCAGGTCAGAAGCTCCAGCAGGCCAATGACGAAAAAGGCACG GATGAGGCAAGCACCCTACAACTGCTGAAGACTCACCTAGCTTTGGAGCAAACTGTGGAAACATATGCTGAGACTGTGGGCATGCTGTCCCAACAATGCCAGCAGCTGCTAGAGCTCGGACACCCAGAGAG TGAGCAAATCACCAAGCAGCAGTCCCACATAGACAGACTGTATGTGTCCCTGAAAGACATGGTGGAGCACAGAAAGATCAAGCTAGAGCAGCAGTACTGGCTTTATCAGCTCAATAAAGACGTAGAGGAGTTAGAGAAATGGATCACTGAACGAGAGACTGTGGCAAGTTCTACTGATCTTGGCCAAGACCTGGAGCATGTTACG atgcttCAAGAAAGGTTCACCAAATTTGCCTCAGAAACAAACAACGTTGGCCAGCAGCGGATGGAGCAGGTCAACAGAATGGTGAATGAAATGATCGATTGCGGTCATTCGGATGCAGCCATCATTGCTGAGTGGAAGGATGGACTGAACGAGTCCTGGGCGGATCTCTTGGAGCTGATGGAGACCCGCAGACAGATGCTGGCAGCATCCAACCAGCTCCATAAGTTCTTCACCGACTGCAAAGAG GTTTTGGCTCAAATTGCCGGAAAGACGAAGCAGCTGCCAGAGGTGAGGGCATGCCAAGCTAACATCACCAATCCAGCCACCCTGCAGAGACTTATGCACTCTTTTGAGCATGCCCTTCAACTGTTAGTTACACAG GTACGACAGCTGCAGGAGAATGCTGCACAGCTGCGGACTATTTATGCTGGTGAGAAGGCTGAGGCCATTCTGGCAAAAGAGCATGAAGTAATGGACGCTTGGAAGCAGCTGTTGAGCTCTTGTGAGGCCAGCCGTGTTCAGGTCACTTCAGTGACTGACAAAGTGCAATTCTTCTCAGTGGTGCGCGAAAATCTTATGTGGATGGAAGGCATTATGGGCCAGATTGGATGGGACGAACCCAG GGATTTGACAGCATTGGAGGTCATGATGAAACAGCACCAGGAGCTAAAAGCCAAAATAGATGGCCGCAGCAAAACCATCCAGCAGTGTGCAGATCTCGGCAAGATCCTGATAGCTGCTGGCAACCCTGCATCAGAGGAG ATTAAAGAGAAACTGGATAGCCTTCTGGCCAAGCAGAAGGATCTTGTCGAGAAATGGGACAAACACCAAGAAAGGTTACAGCGCA AACACGAGAGGTTCCAGTTTGCCCAGGAGACAATAAGGGCAGAAGCCTGGCTGAAGGCCAAGGAACCTCCGATCATCTCCAAGCAGCCAGAGGGCGGACAGACCCAGGCCCAAACTGATGAGGTTGAGCAGCTCATCCTTCGCCATGAAGCCTTCCGCAAGGCTGCTGTAACCTGGAAAGAACGCTTCAGCTCTCTCCGCCAGCTTTCCGCA GGAAAAGAGATCTACTATGGCGGAGATTGTAGAACAAGTCCAGGAGAGAGAAGCAGCCCAT GCCAGAGGAGAGCCGTATCGGCCTCCAAGCAGCCTCTCAGCTCCAGTGACACGTTTTGA